The following coding sequences are from one Capsicum annuum cultivar UCD-10X-F1 chromosome 3, UCD10Xv1.1, whole genome shotgun sequence window:
- the LOC107865421 gene encoding uncharacterized protein LOC107865421, producing MRLEASINVARLLLYYGLPFRGHDESESSSNQDYFLEFLRWYGDNHPDVGKVILEKAPQNYTLTCPMIQKDIVNACAEETLKVIIEDLNGDYFGILVDESKDISHKEQIALVLRYVDKKGEVVERFIDFVHVSDKLAYSLKKEIYSLLSDHSPSPSKIRGQDYNGASNMKGEINGLKTLIMKDSPSTYFIHCFAHQLQLTLVAIAKKYVEVEDFFYHVTNVLNVVGGSFNRRDLLRHHLAENLKQLLESGKTHIGQGLNQKRGLQGPGDTRWRSHFKTLDNFIVIFSSIVHVLGVIEIEGSTSSDRNQAEYLLTKVRTFKFVFMLDLMLKVLAMSNELSKILFKKKKTDQDIVNVVELLNISKKRLQDMRENEWESLLNDVSSFCDSHDILIPKLDEPYFPEKSKRKCLDVCYSHHLRVEIFCAVIDVQLQELNERFDVVNSDLLLGMGSLNPVNSFSNFDKVEKDDFAQTTMITTNKKDHKQVCMMEKEQAEIHQGESSSVTNDENYSNDEMWESLALASPQLHCINERAEEFITRFRADMRRQENLLTHRL from the exons ATGCGTTTGGAAGCTTCAATTAATGTAGCAAGACTTCTTTTGTATTATGGATTGCCTTTTCGAGGTCACGACGAAAGTGAATCTTCAAGTAATCAAGACTACTTTTTAGAATTTTTGCGGTGGTATGGAGACAACCATCCGGATGTGGGAAAAGTGATATTAGAAAAAGCTCCACAAAATTATACTTTGACTTGTCCTATGATCCAAAAGGATATTGTCAATGCTTGTGCTGAAGAAACATTGAAAGTTATAATTGAGGACTTGAATGGTGATTATTTTGGTATATTAGTTGATGAATCCAAAGACATCTCACACAAAGAACAAATAGCTCTTGTTTTGAGATATGTTGATAAAAAGGGTGAAGTAGTGGAACGATTTATTGATTTTGTCCATGTTAGTGATAAATTGGCTTACTCgttgaaaaaagaaatttattctttGCTTTCCGATCATTCACCAAGTCCATCCAAAATACgtgggcaagattataatggaGCTAGTAATATGAAGGGAGAGATAAATGGTCTTAaaactttaattatgaaagatagtcCTTCAACGTACTTTATTCATTGTTTTGCACATCAATTGCAACTAACACTTGTAGCTATTGCTAAAAAATATGTGGAAGTTGAAGACTTTTTTTATCATGTTactaatgtgttgaatgttgtTGGAGGATCTTTTAATCGTCGAGATTTACTTCGTCATCACCTAGCCGAAAATTTGAAGCAATTACTTGAGTCTGGTAAAACTCATATTGGacaaggattaaatcaaaagcgTGGGCTTCAAGGACCGGGTGATACTCGTTGGAGATCACATTTCAAAACATTGGATaactttattgttattttttcatCCATTGTTCATGTGCTTGGAgtgattgaaattgaaggttcTACTTCAAGTGATAGAAATCAAGCAGAATATCTTTTGACAAAGGTTAGaacattcaaatttgtttttATGCTTGACTTGATGTTGAAAGTGTTGGCCATGTCAAATGAGTTGAGcaagattttatttaaaaaaaaaaaaacagatcaAGATATTGTTAATGTCGTGGAGCTTCTTAACATCTCAAAGAAAAGATTGCAAGATATGAGAGAGAATGAGTGGGAATCTTTGTTGAATGATGTTTCTTCATTTTGTGATTCACATGATATCTTGATTCCCAAATTAGATGAGCCTTATTTTCCCGAAAAGTCAAAGCGTAAGTGTTTAGATGTTTGTTATTCGCACCACTTGCGTGTTGAAATCTTTTGTGCGGTCATTGATGTGCAACTTCAAGAGCTTAATGAGCGTTTTGATGTAGTGAATAGTGATTTGCTTCTTGGGATGGGTAGCTTGAATCCTGTTAATTCATTTTCTAACTTTGACAAAG TGGAGAAGGATGACTTTGCCCAAACTACTATGATCACAACAAACAAGAAGGACCATAAACAAGTTTGCATGATGGAAAAAGAGCAAGCTGAGATTCATCAAGGGGAGAGTAGTAGTGTCACAAATGATGAAAACTACTCGAATGATGAGATGTGGGAATCATTGGCATTGGCATCTCCACAGTTGCATTGCATTAATGAAAGAGCAGAGGAGTTCATAACTAGATTCCGTGCAGACATGCGACGTCAAGAGAATTTGTTAACGCATCGTTTGTAG